Part of the Palaemon carinicauda isolate YSFRI2023 unplaced genomic scaffold, ASM3689809v2 scaffold1, whole genome shotgun sequence genome, tccctctcatgtCTTATTTCCCCTTCgctatcatgccacatttctccttccctctcatgctACATTTTCTCTTCCCTCTCATGCCAAATTCTTCCTTCAATCTCATGCCAAATTTCCCTGCAttatcatgccacatttcctcttccctctcatgccaTTATTcgccttccctctcatgccacatttctccttccctataatgccacatttctccttcatTCTCATGCCatatttcctcttccctctcatgccaTTATTcgccttccctctcatgccacatttctcttTCATTCTCATGTCACATTTCCCCTTCCTTCTCATGCCATATTCCTCCTTCCCTCTCATGACAAAGTTCCCCTTCCCTCCCATGCCACATTTCCTATTCCCTCTCATGCCAAATTTCCCCTTCCCTATCATGTcacatttcctcttccctctcgtgccacatttctccttccctctaatgccacatttctccttccctctgaTGCCACATATCCCTTTCCCTATCATGCCACAGTtcctcttccctctcatgccacatttccctTTCCCTCCCATGAAACATTTGTCCTTCCCTCTCATGCCTGATTTCTCTTTCCTTATCATGCcatatttccccttccctctcatgccacattccTCCTTCCCTCTCCTGCCATATTtccccttccctatcatgccacatttcctcttccctctcatgccttatttccccttccctatcatgccacatttctccttccctctcatgccctATTTCTCTTTCCCTATCATGCCTtctttctccttccctctcatacCACATTTCTTCTTCCCTATCATACCAACCTTCCCTTTCCTTATCATGCCACATTTCATCTTCCCTCTTATACCACATTTCCCCTTtcctatcatgccacatttccccTCTCTCTTACCACATTTCCCCTTCCCGTTCATGCCATATTTACCCCTCTCTCTTATgacacatttctccttccctctcatgtcacatcttttcttccctttcatgccacatttcctcttccctatcatgccacatATCTTCTCCCCTCTTAtaccacatttctccttccctctcatgctACATTTTCTCTTCCCTCTCATGCCAAATTCTTCCTTCAATCTCATGCCAAATTTCCCTGCATTATCATGccacatttccccttccctctcatgccatatTTTCCCCTCCCTCTCATGCTACATTTCTCTTTCCCTCTCATACCATATTTCCCCTTCCCTCACATGCtacatttccccttccctctcatgccacatttctccttccctctcatggTACATTTCTCCTTcactctcatgccacatttcctcttccctatcatgtcacatttctccttccctctcatacCACATTATCCCTTCTTTCTCATGCCATATTTACCcctccctctcatgccacatttctccttccctctcatgccacatttccccaTCCCTCTCAAGCCACATTTCCCCATCCCTCTCATGCCCCAATTCTCCTTCCCTCTCAAGCCACATTTCCTCTTCCCTATCATGCCTCTCATACccatttccccttccctctcatggcacatttcctcttccctatcatgccacatttcaccttccctctcatgccacatttccccttccctctcatgccatagTTCCCCCTCCCTCTCTAGCCACATTTCTCCTtctctctcatgccacatttccccttccctctcatgccacatttccccatccctctcatgccacatttccccaTCCCTCTCATGCGCCATTTCtacttccctctcatgccacatttccacTTCCTTCTCATACCAAATTtccccttccctatcatgccacatttctccttctctCTCGTGGcacatttccccttccctctcatgccacatttcctcttccctatcatgccacatATCTTCTCCCCTCTCATAccacatttccccttccctctcatgccacatttctccttccctctcatggtacatttctccttccctatcatgccaaatttctccttctctctcataccacatttccccttccctctcatgccacatttctccttccctctcatggtacatttctccttccctctcatgccacatttcctcttccctctcatacCACATTATCCCTTCCTTCTCATGccatatttaccccccccccctctcatgccacatttctccttccctctcataccacatttccccttccctctcatgccacatttccccatccctctcatgccacatttcacCTTCCCTCTGATGccacatttccccttccctctcatgccacattccCCCATCCCTCTCATGCGCCATTTCtacttccctctcatgccacatttcctcttccctctcataccaaatttccccttccctatcatgccacatttctcattctctctcatggcacatttccccttccctctcatgccacatttccccatccctctcatgccacatttccccaTCCCTCTCATGCGCCATTTCtacttccctctcatgccacatttcctcttccctATCATGCCTCTCATACCccatttccccttccctctcatgccacatttcctcttccctatcatgccacatttcaCCTTCCCTCTGATGccacatttccccttccctctcatgccacattccCCCATCCCTCTCATGCGCCATTTCtacttccctctcatgccacatttcctcttccttctcataccaaatttccccttccctatcatgccacatttctcaTTCTCTCTCATG contains:
- the LOC137635195 gene encoding antho-RFamide neuropeptides type 2-like yields the protein MRGKRKCGMIGKGKYGRRGKEECGMRGKGKYGMIRKEKSGMRGKDKCFMGGKGKCGMRGKRNCGMIGKGICGIRGKEKCGIRGKEKCGTRGKRKCDMIGKGKFGMRGNRKCGMGGKGNFVMRGKEEYGMRRKGKCDMRMKEKCGMRGKANNGMRGKRKYGMRMKEKCGIIGKEKCGMRGKANNGMRGKRKCGMIMQGNLA